From Cellulomonas fimi ATCC 484, a single genomic window includes:
- the rpsF gene encoding 30S ribosomal protein S6, producing MSLRQYEIMIILDPEIEERTVAPSLDKYLSVVKTDGGTVDKVDIWGRRRLAYDIKKKSEGIYAVVDFTAEPATAKELDRQLGLNEVVLRTKVLRADA from the coding sequence ATGAGCCTGCGTCAGTACGAGATCATGATCATCCTCGACCCCGAGATCGAGGAGCGCACCGTCGCCCCGTCGCTCGACAAGTACCTGTCGGTCGTCAAGACCGACGGTGGCACCGTCGACAAGGTGGACATCTGGGGCCGTCGTCGCCTCGCGTACGACATCAAGAAGAAGTCCGAGGGCATCTACGCCGTCGTCGACTTCACCGCGGAGCCCGCGACCGCCAAGGAGCTCGACCGTCAGCTCGGCCTCAACGAGGTCGTCCTGCGGACGAAGGTGCTGCGCGCCGACGCGTGA
- a CDS encoding penicillin-binding protein: protein MAGSNRRAAPSRTRRATRAARPSSRATASTRAGTASAGSGRKRKFFDYPRSGYRGLHRWLPSWRFLLGSFLTFFFLCLGGAVAAYQSVTIPGANDDIAKQTTTVYYAGVDGQPGPVMGQFSVQNREIVDYATLPKYIGQAVAAAEDRTFFTNSGVSVTGMARALWINITTGKKQGGSTLTQQYVERYYFSTTTDYVGKAREALLAVKVSRQLDKEDILGRYLNTIYFGRDSYGIQTAAKAYFGKNAADLTVSEAALLAGIIPSPNNWDPAVSPEKAEARWNIVLDSMQEMGWVTAADRAAMTFPATVEYQRTNDMVGPNGLLLQMVRDELRAEPLALTDEQIDTKGYKVYTTIQEPLQRQAVWTAEAFRLGALEGMDGAVPFARTKFSISSVDPQTGGIVALYGGPNDAADQINRAAWDKIQGGSTFKPFTLIGALESGISLATRYDGKSPQRFPEWEGGQKDVKNFGSGKGGQFGNIDLVEATANSVNTVYAKLNIEIGAAKTAEVAQRAGVTTTINPDNVSNVLGTDLVHPLDMASAYASIANQGKHIDAHIVAKVDNYNGTTAFTYDTGGEQVFDAGVMADTAFAMQQVVQEGSGEDWVKPLGRPIAGKTGTTTDNKASWFVGFTPNLATAVSMSQVGEDGKSQESIEPFGKDKRGRTLEQITGGSWPSFLWARYMEQAFTLPQYSAVVEFPPRANVGGKPTATPTPTPTLTEAPPEEVAPQVVDVPNVVGKLEADAAATLDRLGLGVSVVTEPSDSVSNGRVIRMDPGGGQVPVGSTVTLVVSTGPKPQPTQGPPTPQPTPTPTPNAGGNGNGNGG, encoded by the coding sequence TTGGCAGGCTCGAACCGGCGCGCCGCGCCCTCACGGACCCGACGCGCCACGCGCGCGGCCCGTCCGTCGTCGCGCGCCACGGCCTCGACGCGCGCCGGCACCGCCTCGGCCGGCAGCGGGCGCAAGCGCAAGTTCTTCGACTACCCGCGCAGCGGCTACCGCGGCCTGCACCGGTGGCTGCCGTCGTGGCGGTTCCTGCTGGGCTCCTTCCTCACGTTCTTCTTCCTGTGCCTCGGCGGTGCCGTCGCCGCGTACCAGTCGGTGACGATCCCCGGTGCGAACGACGACATCGCCAAGCAGACGACGACCGTCTACTACGCGGGCGTCGACGGGCAGCCCGGTCCGGTCATGGGCCAGTTCTCGGTGCAGAACCGCGAGATCGTCGACTACGCGACGCTGCCGAAGTACATCGGGCAGGCCGTCGCCGCGGCGGAGGACCGCACGTTCTTCACCAACTCCGGCGTCTCGGTCACGGGCATGGCGCGCGCGCTGTGGATCAACATCACGACCGGCAAGAAGCAGGGTGGCTCGACGCTCACGCAGCAGTACGTCGAGCGGTACTACTTCTCGACGACGACGGACTACGTCGGCAAGGCCCGCGAGGCGCTGCTCGCCGTCAAGGTGAGCCGGCAGCTCGACAAGGAGGACATCCTCGGGCGCTACCTCAACACCATCTACTTCGGCCGGGACTCGTACGGCATCCAGACGGCGGCGAAGGCGTACTTCGGCAAGAACGCCGCGGACCTCACGGTGTCGGAGGCGGCGCTGCTCGCCGGGATCATCCCGTCGCCGAACAACTGGGACCCGGCCGTCTCCCCGGAGAAGGCCGAGGCGCGGTGGAACATCGTGCTCGACTCCATGCAGGAGATGGGGTGGGTCACCGCCGCCGACCGTGCCGCGATGACGTTCCCCGCGACCGTGGAGTACCAGCGCACCAACGACATGGTCGGACCCAACGGTCTGCTGCTGCAGATGGTTCGTGACGAGCTGCGGGCGGAGCCGCTCGCGCTCACCGACGAGCAGATCGACACCAAGGGCTACAAGGTCTACACGACCATCCAGGAGCCCCTGCAGCGGCAGGCGGTGTGGACCGCCGAGGCGTTCCGGCTCGGCGCGCTCGAGGGGATGGACGGCGCGGTCCCGTTCGCGCGGACCAAGTTCTCCATCTCGTCGGTCGACCCGCAGACGGGCGGCATCGTCGCGCTGTACGGCGGGCCGAACGACGCCGCGGACCAGATCAACCGCGCGGCCTGGGACAAGATCCAGGGCGGGTCGACGTTCAAGCCGTTCACGCTGATCGGCGCGCTGGAGAGCGGCATCAGCCTCGCCACGCGCTACGACGGCAAGTCGCCGCAGCGCTTCCCCGAGTGGGAGGGCGGTCAGAAGGACGTCAAGAACTTCGGCTCCGGCAAGGGCGGCCAGTTCGGCAACATCGACCTCGTCGAGGCGACGGCGAACTCCGTCAACACGGTCTACGCCAAGCTCAACATCGAGATCGGTGCGGCCAAGACGGCCGAGGTCGCGCAGCGCGCGGGCGTCACGACGACGATCAACCCCGACAACGTGTCGAACGTGCTCGGCACCGACCTCGTGCACCCGCTCGACATGGCGAGCGCCTACGCGAGCATCGCGAACCAGGGCAAGCACATCGACGCCCACATCGTCGCGAAGGTCGACAACTACAACGGCACGACGGCGTTCACCTACGACACGGGCGGCGAGCAGGTGTTCGACGCGGGCGTCATGGCCGACACCGCGTTCGCGATGCAGCAGGTCGTCCAGGAGGGCTCCGGCGAGGACTGGGTCAAGCCGCTCGGACGCCCGATCGCCGGCAAGACCGGTACGACCACCGACAACAAGGCGTCGTGGTTCGTCGGCTTCACGCCCAACCTCGCGACGGCCGTCTCGATGAGCCAGGTCGGTGAGGACGGCAAGTCGCAGGAGTCGATCGAGCCCTTCGGCAAGGACAAGCGAGGCCGGACGCTCGAGCAGATCACCGGTGGCTCGTGGCCCTCGTTCCTGTGGGCGCGGTACATGGAGCAGGCCTTCACGCTGCCGCAGTACTCCGCGGTCGTGGAGTTCCCCCCGCGGGCCAACGTCGGCGGGAAGCCGACCGCCACCCCCACGCCGACGCCGACGCTGACGGAGGCACCGCCGGAGGAGGTCGCGCCGCAGGTGGTCGACGTGCCGAACGTCGTCGGGAAGCTCGAGGCCGACGCGGCAGCGACGCTCGACCGGCTGGGCCTCGGCGTCTCGGTGGTCACGGAGCCGTCGGACAGCGTGTCGAACGGCCGCGTCATCCGGATGGACCCGGGCGGCGGCCAGGTCCCCGTCGGGAGCACGGTGACGCTCGTCGTGTCGACGGGCCCGAAACCGCAGCCCACGCAGGGCCCGCCGACACCGCAGCCCACGCCGACGCCGACGCCGAACGCCGGCGGGAACGGCAACGGCAACGGCGGCTGA
- a CDS encoding PadR family transcriptional regulator: protein MRGRSDVLEPAILGLLHESPMHGYELRKRLNLVLGSFRALSYGSLYPCLKSLVDRGWIVGTESTPSAGHAVASKRARIVYQLTADGKEHLQQVLASSGPSSWEDENFDVRFAFFGQTDAETRLRILEGRRTRLTERLETIRQSFARTRERMDEYTLELQRHGLEQVEREVRWLDGLIDNERGHRRARTAGTGRPAGADSPAVPSDSVDTANTTEKERG from the coding sequence GTGCGTGGTCGTTCCGACGTCCTCGAGCCCGCGATCCTCGGGCTGCTGCACGAGTCGCCGATGCACGGCTACGAGCTGCGCAAGCGCCTCAACCTCGTGCTCGGCTCCTTCCGCGCACTGTCCTACGGGTCGCTGTACCCGTGCCTGAAGTCGCTCGTCGACCGCGGCTGGATCGTCGGCACCGAGTCCACGCCCAGCGCCGGGCACGCCGTCGCCAGCAAGCGCGCGCGCATCGTCTACCAGCTGACCGCCGACGGCAAGGAGCACCTGCAGCAGGTGCTCGCGTCGTCCGGCCCGTCCAGCTGGGAGGACGAGAACTTCGACGTGCGGTTCGCCTTCTTCGGGCAGACCGACGCCGAGACCCGGCTCCGGATCCTCGAGGGCAGGCGCACCCGCCTCACCGAACGGCTCGAGACGATCCGCCAGTCCTTCGCCCGCACCCGCGAGCGCATGGACGAGTACACGCTCGAGCTCCAGCGGCACGGCCTCGAACAGGTCGAGCGTGAGGTCCGCTGGCTCGACGGGCTCATCGACAACGAGCGTGGCCACCGCCGCGCGCGTACCGCAGGCACCGGCCGCCCGGCCGGAGCCGACTCCCCCGCTGTGCCGTCCGACTCCGTCGACACGGCGAACACCACCGAGAAGGAGCGAGGATGA
- a CDS encoding inositol-3-phosphate synthase has product MTSIRVAIVGVGNCAASLVQGVHYYADADPNGTVPGLMHVQFGDYHVRDIEFVAAFDVDAKKVGFDLSEAIVASENNTIKICDVPPLGVTVQRGHTLDGLGKYYSQTIEESDAEPVDIVATLREVQADVLICYLPVGSEAAAKFYAQAAIDAGVAFVNALPVFIASDPEWAAKFEAAGVPIVGDDIKSQVGATITHRVLARLFEDRGVILDRTYQLNVGGNMDFKNMLERERLESKKVSKTQAVTSNLSGPLGGKKEDRNVHIGPSDYVAWLDDRKWAYVRLEGRAFGEVPLNLEYKLEVWDSPNSAGIIIDALRAAKIAKDRGIGGPILSASTYFMKSPPVQMEDTQGRAELEAFIRGENER; this is encoded by the coding sequence ATGACCTCCATCCGCGTCGCCATCGTCGGCGTCGGCAACTGCGCCGCGTCGCTGGTCCAGGGCGTGCACTACTACGCCGACGCCGACCCGAACGGGACCGTGCCCGGTCTCATGCACGTGCAGTTCGGTGACTACCACGTGCGTGACATCGAGTTCGTCGCGGCGTTCGACGTCGACGCGAAGAAGGTCGGCTTCGACCTGTCCGAGGCGATCGTCGCCTCCGAGAACAACACCATCAAGATCTGCGACGTCCCGCCGCTCGGCGTGACCGTGCAGCGCGGCCACACGCTCGACGGCCTCGGCAAGTACTACTCGCAGACCATCGAGGAGTCCGACGCCGAGCCGGTCGACATCGTCGCCACGCTCCGCGAGGTCCAGGCCGACGTCCTCATCTGCTACCTGCCCGTCGGGTCGGAGGCCGCCGCGAAGTTCTACGCGCAGGCCGCCATCGACGCTGGCGTCGCGTTCGTCAACGCTCTCCCGGTCTTCATCGCGTCCGACCCCGAGTGGGCCGCGAAGTTCGAGGCCGCCGGTGTCCCGATCGTCGGCGACGACATCAAGTCGCAGGTCGGCGCGACGATCACGCACCGCGTCCTCGCCCGCCTGTTCGAGGACCGCGGCGTCATCCTGGACCGCACGTACCAGCTGAACGTCGGCGGCAACATGGACTTCAAGAACATGCTCGAGCGCGAGCGCCTGGAGTCCAAGAAGGTCTCGAAGACGCAGGCCGTCACCTCCAACCTGTCCGGCCCCCTGGGCGGCAAGAAGGAGGACCGCAACGTCCACATCGGCCCGTCGGACTACGTCGCGTGGCTCGACGACCGCAAGTGGGCCTACGTCCGCCTCGAGGGCCGTGCCTTCGGCGAGGTGCCGCTGAACCTCGAGTACAAGCTCGAGGTCTGGGACTCCCCGAACTCCGCCGGCATCATCATCGACGCCCTGCGCGCCGCGAAGATCGCCAAGGACCGCGGCATCGGCGGCCCCATCCTGTCCGCGTCGACGTACTTCATGAAGTCGCCGCCGGTCCAGATGGAGGACACGCAGGGCCGTGCCGAGCTGGAGGCCTTCATCCGCGGTGAGAACGAGCGCTGA